The genomic stretch aaaaatatgaaggccACGGTTGTCGATGGGGTGGTCAATctcgaattgaaaaatttgagcgTTGACTTCTTTCATCACCTCGCAAAGATCTTCAATAAGTGCTTGGAACTTGGCTAATTCCCGTCCCGTTGGAAGCTCGTCAAAGTTATCCCCATCCATAAACCTGGGAACGATCCCACTGACGCTAAAAGCTACCGGCCCATTAGACTCCTTTCAACTATTTCGAAATTATTCGAAAAACTGATTCTGAGACGTATACTAGAGTTTGCTGATCAGAACAACATCTTCCTTAGAGAGCAATTTGGGTTCAGGAAGGGGCACTCCACTGTGCACCAGCTCACCCGGGTAACGAACATTATCAGGCGGAACAAGTCTGTTTccaaaacaactgccatggcgtTGTTGGACGTTGAGAAAGCGTTTGACAACGTCTGGCACGATGGTCTTGTTTATAAGCTGCATCGGTgcaacttcccgatcttccttgtgaaaatcatcaaaagtTATCTGTCGGGTAGATCATTTAGGGTCTGCTTGAACAACTCCCAGTCTGATACATTTAATGTTGATGCTGGGGTCCCCCAGGGTAGCCTCTTGGGTGCTATCCTCTTTAACATCTTTACGTCAGACGTTCCTCCCCTTCCGGGTGGTGGTGTACTGTCCATGTTCGCGGACGACACTGCCATCATGTACAAAGGGCGAGTGATCCGTTCGCTGACTAGAAAACTTCAAGCAGGCCTGAATGTTCTATCCGGCTACTTCAACAACTGGAAGATTTGCATCGATGAGGCTAAAACACAGGCCATCTTATTCCCCCACTCAAACTCACGTCGACTTGTTTCGCCTGACGACGTCAGGCTTAAAATTAATAATTCacccatcgaatggtcgagaGAGGTGGGATACCTCGGTCTTGTTCTGGACAGCAAGCTTATATTCAGATCACACGTGGAAAAAACATCAATCAAAGGCAACATCCTAATTAAATCTCTATACCCACTGATAAACAGAAAATCCAAACTGTCCCTGAAGAACAAGCTTGCTGTCCATAAAATGATTATCCTGCCAGTATTAGAATACGGTTTGCCAATCTGGGAGAGTTGTGCCAAGTATCACCATGATAAATTACAAGTTATCCAAAATAAGATCCTAAGGATGATCCTTAACAGTCCTCCAAGAACGCGTAATTTTGAGATCCACCAACTAGCCGGCCTAGATACACTTTTGGTGCGCAAACAGGCAATTCTGTCTAGATTCAGGGATGCTTGCCAGAGGTCAATTCACGAGGCAATTCGATCTTtgtcaatttagtttttaagatagtattagttaggtaggttattcaattttatttaaattcataaaCTTACCGTGCCATTAAGGCAAAGATGTAAAATTAATCTtcaagataatttaaaaaaaaaaacaatctaaaTGCACTACTACGAACAAAGATGACGAGCCTTTAGGGCTGACCAATTATCCTGTCATAAATTATACCTctgtaaacaatttttaaaaataaaagacaATTCAGCAGCAGTCAGTAGAGAGAAGCTCTTTCCCTTGTCGACCttcaaagcgaacagttcggcttcccttcgatctgagttctTCGATctgagtatgtgtgtgtgtgtatgtgtgtgtatgtgtgtttatgtttgtgtatgtgtgtatgtgtgtgtatgtgtgtatgtgtatgtgtgtgcatgtgtgtatgtgtgtgtatgtgagtgtgtgtatgtgtgtgtgtgaatgtgtgtatgtgtgtgtaaatgtgtgtgtgtgaatgtgtgtgtgttaatgtttgtgtgtgttaatgtttgtatgtgtgagtgtgcgtgtgtgtgtgtgtgtgtgagagtgtgtgtgtgtgtgtgtgtgtgtgtgtgagtgtgtgtgtgagtgtctgtgtgtgtgtgagtgtgtgtgtgtgtgtgaatgtgtgttgtgagtgacgtgtgtgtgaatatgtgtgtaagtggcgtgtgtatgtaagtggcgtgtgtatgtaagtggtgtgtgtatgtaagtggtgtgtgtgtatgtaagtggtgtgtgtgtatgtaagtggtgtgtgtgtatgtaagtggtgtgtgtgtatgtgtgtgtgtgtatgtgtgtgtatgtatgtttgtgtgtgcgtGAGTGTGTCTGAGGagcgtgtgcttgtgagtagtgtgtgtatatagcgtgtgtgtataacgtgtatatgtgtgcaaaaatgcatttatccgTACTTTTATAgacaacaagttaattatttttcctattagtttgtatgctatggtttatgataggtgtatgtgtttttttgtgaagtgTTCATGGGTCGTTGTGTTTGGtgtttgtacgtttggtgtgtgttatatactatggctatggcagaattaaatctttacacccacaatagtcccacgtcaagcctacgtttgtgcactcaagcacataccctttaattttttataaaatggcAAGCGGTAATGTTCATATGCTAAGCGAAAGAAATGAAACGAATCCAACGAAATGTGGCATCGTTTTAATgaggtttgtttgtttgtaaaacctTATGAGCACATCTGGAAAAATAGGCTAAATAAAGATAAGTCACAAACTTGAGCTGCTTATCCCAGAAAGAGTGTGATATTTTCGGCAAGGTAAATCTAAAAAAACTCATTGATGACGCATGATGATATATAGCTTGCAGAAACAGAAATACATGAAATGctaaaaaatatcacaaatttGACGAATAAAGagatatttattcgaaaaaaatatatgccATCTTAAAAAAGGCCAAAACCTGTCAGTTTACAAGCTTGCGTGAGATAACCATGAGACACCAAAATTTAATTAGAGGTTCATATAGAGAGCAGAATGgattttgaaaacattaaaCAACCATGAAGTTTGGAATTGAGAATATTGAAAAGttcaaaattgagaaaaataattttctaatCATCACAGTTTCTATttgctattttctattttctattttctattttctattttctattttctattttctattttctattttctattttctattttctattttctattttctattttctatttcctattttctattttctatcttctattttctattttctattctctattttctattttctactttctattttttttcttttctttttgcttatttcttatttcttttttctcatttcatttttttttgttttctatttcttatttcttatttctctttTTTGATTTCCCAATTCATATATCTTATTTCTTAAATCTtaattcttatttcttatttcttatttcttatttcttatttcttatttcttatttcttatttcttatttcttttttcttatttcttatttcttatttcttatttcttatttcttatttcttatttcttatttcttatttcttatttcttatttcttatttcttatttcttatttcttatttcttatttcttatttcttatttcttatttcttatttcttatttcttatttctaattttttatttcttatttcttatttcttatttcttatttcttatttattattccttattccttatttcttatttcttatttcttatttcttatttcttatttcttatttcttatttcttatttcttatttcttatttcttatttcttatttcttatttcttatttcttatttcttatttcttatttcttatttcttatttcttatttcttatttcttatttcttatttcttatttcttatttcttatttcttatttcttatttcttatttcttatttcttatttcttatttcttatttcttatttcttatttcttatttcttatttcttatttcttatttcttatttcttatttcttatttcttatttcttatttcttatttcttatttcttatttcttatttattattccttatttcttatttcttatttcttatttcttatttcttatttcttatttcttatttcttatttcttatttcttatttcttatttcttatttcttatttcttatttcttatttcttatttcttatttcttatttcttattttttattttttatttcttatttcttatttcttatttcttatttcttatttcttatttcttatttcttatttcttatttcttatttcttatttcttatttcttatttcttatttctcatttctcatttcttatttcttatttcttatttcttatttcttatttcttatttcttatttcttatttcttatttcttatttcttatttcttatttcttatttcttatttcttatttcttatttcttatttcttatttcttatttcttatttcttatttcttatttcttatttcttatttctaatttcttatttcttatttcttatttcttatttcttatttcttatttcttatttcttatttcttatttcttatttcttatttcttatttcttattttttatttcttatttcttatttcttatttcttatttcttatctcttatttcttatttcttatttcttatttcttatttcttatttcttatttcttatttcttatttcttatttcttatttcttatttcttatttcttatttcttatttcttatttctcatttcttatttcttattttatatttcttatttcttatttcttatttctcatcTCTTTTTTCTTATCTTTTATTTcctatttcttattttttattttttatctcttttttcttattttttatttcttattgttatttcttattttgtgttttttcagTTGCTCTATTTACCCTTGCTTTGTAACAGTATAAGGTATGTCTAGCATAACAAATGAATGAAAAAGCAAGTAAtagtatataaaaataaatgttttcatCGGGGAAACTTGCAAAACCTTGTATTGAAAGTTACATATTGATATTGATTGCTCCTAGATTATTTTGATTTTGGATTCCCGGTATGGGAATCGTCGATTAAATAGTTTAATAGAAATTCGTGCATCCCAATAATCCAAAAGTTTATTATAGTTAAATTCTTTGgatatatttttgttgttttcagaCTGAGAGAAAACAGGTTTATAACAGAAATTAGACCTATGCCGTTTTAGTGTTACTTACCAGAAACTATTTTTCGATTGTCCGAAGTTCGCGGCATATCATCTGAAAGTTTTATTTCACGCAGTTTCTCCAAGCCTCCCAGAAATTCGTTGAAGGctctgaaaaaatatttccaaataaATTGTATGATCACACTTTGAATGTAGACTTCAAATCCTACAAATATTTAGCCAAAACATTTCTTCTGGTATTTCCTCAACTTACATTCTGTTCAGCGTTAGACATTCGGTACCAGGAGGGTTGGCAATTATGCTGGCCAACCGTCGATCTTCGTGCAACAGGGCCTGCTCGCCAAAGTATGCTCCCCTTTGCAGGGTACCCACCAGCTTATCGACCCCATTTCGGTCAGTTTTAATGACGTTTACGCTGCCACCTCGAATTATGTAAAATTTATCTCCCGGATCTCCTTGTTGAATGATCGTTGAACCTGTGGCGTAAAATTCCTGCCGAAAAATACACTCTCAAAACCATTTAACAAAAATGTGGATAATCAACGCATACCCTTTTTAGCAAATCGGAAATTTTGTGCAGCTTCTCGATTTCCAGATCCTTCAGAATCGACACCGTACTCAAAAACTTCACATTCTCCTCTCGTTCCTTTCGACCGCTCTTCATCATAATCTTCTGAAACACTCTTCGCTCAAGCATCCAAACTTTAGCTTCGGTCGTCACCCGAATGGACGCAAACCGTTTCGCTTTGTACAGAATGGCAAGCTCCCCGAATACGACACCTCGCCCGAAGGACTTTATGACTTTGTTCTCCACCACCACCTCATAGGTTCCGTTGGCCGACACGAAGAAGTGCGCACCAATGTCACCCTCCTTTATGATGTAGCTATTGGGAGGGAACGTCATGGCACTCATCGCATCAGTGACGGCTTTCAGCCGTTCCTCGTCCATTAAATTGTTCAGGAATTCATTGGCAGTGATCGCTTTCTTGATCAGTACCTCGGCATCACGTGGCTTCGGATGGCTGGGAATAACGATCTCTCGGGAGCTCTTTAGCTCAGTTTTCTCGGAGACGATGCCCTCTTTGCGAACTTTACTCAGAATACCGTTTCGACTAACGTTCAGTTCTTCGATTCGCGGGGGTGGTTCCGAATTGCGTGACTCCCTGGCTTCGACTGCTGTTTCCTTCTCTACTGGGACTGATGGCGGGACGCGCGTCGGTGGTGCACTGGACGGTTCGGAAGTAGGCTATAGTAAAAGTAAACAAATGAAATTCATCGAAAAATAATGAAGTGCTTGAAATTGAGAATGCTTACCGTTTTCACAGCACTTTCCACGGTCCGTAGCGGAGTGTGTTGAGTTCGGTTGATTAAATCATCCACCTCCGGTAGCATTCTCGGTGGAGGCAATTTCGGAGGCGTAGGTTCCTCATCTTGAGAAGTATCATCGTCGTAGTTTTGTCGAGGAGGTAACTGCGGAGGCAACGGATCATCCTCCTCCGAACTGAAAACCTCCGAGACGGGTTCCTCAACGGGTTTGACTGAAGAAATGGTATAATAATCATCTGAGGTTTCTGATATCTCCGAAAATTGAGCCGGTTTGGGTGTCACAGGAGTTTGCTTCCGTGACTTAGACGACGATGAGAGATTCGATTGAGTAACCGTAAAATTCGTAGTTGGCACTGGGGCATCCACGGCAGCAGGTGCCGTTTCTTTCACAATTAACTTTTCCTGAACTGGTCGCAGTTTTTCGAAgcgatttattttcacttgaagttctttgatttctttctcCAATTTAACTAAATGTAACCGTTCAGCATCGCTGGGATGTTCTCGTTGTTTCGACTCCAGAGCCAGCTGGAGGAGTATTTTGGTTTGCTGAATTTCCTTGAGCAATTCTAAGCCATTGTTGTGTCGATCGTTTTCCTGTGAGCTGGCGCTAATTCGATCGCTTATGTCCAGTATTGGCGTTTTCCGCACCAGTTGTGGTTGAACTGTCGGAGTTGCTTGTGGCCGTGCATCCCAAGCAGTTCCATTGTGACCATTCAATCGCTCATCCAGGCTGCCCAGTCCAGACTCTCGTTCTGTTCCTTGAGGTGAAAATTTCCCATTTGATTTTGCTTCATACTTAGGCGGGTTAAATTCCTCATCGTAGATCCTGGTGCTTAATCGAACGGGCTGGAAAGAGACAAAGTAAGAAAATTGAATCAGCAGTCTAAATTCAGTAAAATTTTATCAATTGTTGTGATTCACCAGtatcaaaaaaaatcttatcGCACACAAGGTAGGCCGAAGCCTTTAAGAGCTTACTGGTGTAATTAAGGCGAAACTATGAGTGTTGCGTGTATATCGGACACATCAAACATATCGTACGGAGATTGGTATCTGGTCTTCTGATTGACATGTTATCTCATTTCATTACTCAAAAGCGGTtggaatttttttaattcaaaacgtCACCGCAGTGGGTGTTGCAATACGACACCACAGAAGCGAGGTGAGAATGGGTTCATGAGTCTCCTCCCCTAAAGAATAGACAAAAAAAACAGCAAGGTTCAGTGCTACCTAGAAGCTTTTCAAAGGTAATGAACCTTTGAAAAGTTTTAACGAAATTCAATGGTCAATGGTTGGTGTGCCTGTTTCTTCCAGTTTTTAGCTCAAAAGTGGTTGTTTTACGAAAAGAAAACGGTTTTGAGTGTGTGAAAAGAGTGACAACGTCAACTACTGGACGTAAAGAGTGAAGTAAAGGCCTTTCGGAGGTGTATCAGACGGTTTGGAAAGTGTTTGGATTCCCGGCTGTATATACTCGAAGCTAAGTTCAATATTTCTCAAGGGGGgcgttcatgttttttttttttcattgcagtAACAACCATGCTATAGGTATTACAATTGCATAACCGTTAATCCCAACAACAGTGGTCAATATACCCACAAATTCAATTATGAATAATTTCAAGTCATAAAATAAGCATACCAAACTTATGTTTATGACATAAAGATAGCTAAAAACTACATTTTGAAATCATCATATTTGGCACACAATCTCTAATTACCGAAAGAAAATAATTGTTGAGCCCCCCAACGAATAACGAAATTTGCACTTCTCATTAGGGTTGCATTTGAATAGATAATACCGTGAGACTTATCGTTTCGATTACTAAAATCGATTCTGATTATCGAATACATTGATGATGCCGTGTGTTCGCTTTGCGTTGCGTTTAGTGCATGTTGACTGTATTCAAATACAAAATAAGAGCTGATATCGTTTCGTGACGGTGCAGAGTACACGAATCGCTAAATGTGCTGTGTACAATCGCAAAGATGCTTTCAATAAAGTACATCGATACCAGATATAATGTCGGGATAGGAAGAATCGATTTTTTATATCGATTGATGAAGGTCACAGTCATCGACGTTTAtctgtttacttttttcaattgAACTAGATAGTTTAAGTGAATTTGGATAGGAGTCTAATATATAATTTATCTTAAACTGCTCATTAATATGTTGCTGTGAGTATAACGTGTTTTAGCGGCTCAAGTATCTAGCTTGTTAATAGCTGGGATATACATACAATTTCTTGAAAGGTGTCTAGCTCACAATAAAACTTCTTTGTGTCTCTAGTAAGAATTCCAATGAATAAGTTAATTGTTGGTATAAAATTTGTGTTTGAAATACTTCACATCTAGCGGAACGCTTTGCCTTATAGAAAGTGAAGTGATTGATCTCaggtattttcataaaatagcTTCTATGAGAGCCAGTTATCAATGATACCAAACAGAATTTACTACTTTGAATgaaatctttttcttttttgctgTGCTTATTCTAACCAGTCCTGATACATCAGCGCTTCGTATAGCCCCATATTATGCCTTATAGTGTCCCTCCAAGTAAATGAAGGTCTACATCGACGTAAATGTTTAGCTTGCAGACGAGTGGCAGCCTTAAATGGGTGTGATCTCCCGCGTCGTCGTACTTCATTTCACGGGTATTCACGGATCTTGCCATTTGTCCAGCATCTGGAGCACGGCATAAGCTAGCCACCCCACAAATAACTGCTTTTGATAGTCGCGATTCGAAAGGCGGCTATATTTAGTCAATACCGTCACCTGAGTTCCGTATATTATGGCAGGTGCAATCATTGTCTCATATATATCACGGGTAACTTCTCAGGttggtttatatttttttttagaaattgcaTCACCGCTTTAGCAACTCGGACAGAATTCCTGCACCGCGTGCGTACTTTCATTGGTCGATCCAATTTCAAACTGAGATTAACACCTAGATAACGCAACGGGTCGGTAGTAGTATGCTAATATTCcactaatatttttttcctgcattGTCACCTCTCGCTCTCGAACCAGTGCCTTGCACTCTTTGtcatttaattttaatcatacaTAGTTTAATCATTCTGTTAGCTTGGTCAGAATTAATTCAAAATCTTCAATGTTTTCTGCAATCAAAATTAGATCATCGGCAAAAGCCAAAACCATGGGGAGAGTAATGCGGTCCTACTAATTAAGACGTAACGTAGGTACTTCATCTTGAACGGATTACAGAATAGATTCcatgataaaattaaaataaaaggtAACAGAGGGCACACTTGTCCGCGAATTCGTTCAAACTGCTCTTCTAATTGACAcaatttgttgttgctgttgaagTAGCAACGTTTATTTTAGCTGCGGTAAGTCAAAATTGTtatctcccagctggtttcgaggtacgatgctggcctaacaagccagtcgtcgtatgttcgagtcccggctcgggagagactgttagtgtcagtaggatcgtagcgctagccccgcaattgtcctgtacacttaacagtcggctgcgaagtctgtgtatagtaaaacagaaggtcgaattccgatacggaatgtagcaccaaggctttgctttgctttttaagtcaaaattgtttgACCTGAAATATTCTAGTAAGCTTCGCCAGAACAACGGTCGCTGCTCCACTAACTTTTTCACTCAATTTGCGCCAGTTTTGATTCCACGAGTGAAACTTGATttcattttatgattttcctagcttttggataGATATTTCTGTATATGTTTTCCAAACAATAATTTACAAACTTACTTTGATTGTGATtggtttggcaattttcaaataaacttaAAATTCTGTTCGGGTTTTAATAACTACATTTAAGCATATTGTTTTGGCGAACATGTGTATctgcatttttttaattcttatggctttgaatgcatggaactttgccagtttttttttctactcaaTAGGAAACTCGCAACGAGAGATAGATTTCATCAGAAAGATCGCTTCACTCGGACGGCTGCGACCATTTTGCTCGGTTTTATATTTTCAGCTTTGATGTTTTGAGCTTTGGATTCATGGAATTTCGCCGATTcccttttaaatttatttttatttttattattatctttttttttaaacaaagcgtgtgttttggctttttcgtcataccagtggtcggcacgctcttgtttgctttcggaGAGGGCAGTTCAGTTTCGCACGCGGTATACGACGGTTTCGAAGTTCAATGACTACGCatcaatgaccattacatcgtactatgctcgggtgtgcctcgtGGTGGCTTTCTGGTCAGAGACTTCGCTCGCGAAGGTTTTTTTCCTTACTTGttctatcggttatttgagcgcATTATCCATTTTTCCATCATGCCACAAATCAACGCGGTATGATATTTGtcactggtaccagtagtttgcgttgtTAGCGctcggcgtgcggttgttgcgttttacaaaatccatgcgtttctaggtaaatttaaaaagttcACGGGATAAAACGCGAAGTTTGCtatgatacagactgttaacgattggtaggttgccgaagacaactataaacttcgattctcctgtATACCGATACAGCGTTCAtggcgcggttctatttatatcgtctcctggtggccggttgcccagaggccgagaagtaaccatatcgtgcgcgaatttgtgtagaaaagatcgcaccattcacctcgatggatccagatcaattcctttccacttacacttattccttcctttgatacttgtggacgatgcagaggattcctcggtctctagtagcaacaagtattaatctaacactcccgatatcccttcctctattgatctgcattgagcgtggccagctacgttattgaccagtgaaaagaaagatcaccaggagttgtacactgaaaatggcttgctactcctaggcaccattttgacggttctttgtgcaatttcagctgattctggtcaatcgcgggcaacacacgggcgatcaaatatgctatgctatgctatattAGGTAAACATAATAAAGATTCTGGGAAAAATTATGAATTCTACAAAACAAaatgaatcatttttttatatttttacgattaatgataaaaaatatctaCCTGCCCACGACCATGgacacaaaacaaaaatatcgcTGTGCGCTTGTCTTAAGGTTACTGCAAAGACACACGTTGAGAGATAATTTCCGATATGACGAATAGCGCTCTTCCTAGTATTAGCGAAACAAAACATGTGAATCCCCAGTGACGTGACGCACATTTCACACCACTTGAAGTTTATTCGAAAATGTGATAAGGATTAAAACTGGATCGATTAACAGGATTTACTTAGGAGGCATGTTTTGAAAGCGACGCAACAAATGATTTTATTCTTGTTCACTGTATTGTGACTGCAGTGGAAGCACATATCGTTCAACGTTTTGATACTATAAAAGTGTGAAAAACTTGGCAAAATTAGAATGATGCGAAACcgcagtaatattttttttatcaattatagtatatttgacacggcacgatacattatatgtttaactgagccagatacaatttcaattaaaattaaattagaaAGGGAAAGGAAGGAGGCACTTTTTtaattctcgcggccgactacgagctagtggggatttaaggtgggaggaggggagatacagtTATTACTTAAAGCTGTTCCAAGACTAttaaattatatataaaaaCTATTAAAAAGGTATAGATAGTTGATGCTGGTGTTAATGACTCTCGTTTGTTGCAGT from Wyeomyia smithii strain HCP4-BCI-WySm-NY-G18 chromosome 3, ASM2978416v1, whole genome shotgun sequence encodes the following:
- the LOC129731819 gene encoding cGMP-dependent protein kinase 1, with translation MACFAKFFSRKHGSFNLPDVGISNGGIVPVRLSTRIYDEEFNPPKYEAKSNGKFSPQGTERESGLGSLDERLNGHNGTAWDARPQATPTVQPQLVRKTPILDISDRISASSQENDRHNNGLELLKEIQQTKILLQLALESKQREHPSDAERLHLVKLEKEIKELQVKINRFEKLRPVQEKLIVKETAPAAVDAPVPTTNFTVTQSNLSSSSKSRKQTPVTPKPAQFSEISETSDDYYTISSVKPVEEPVSEVFSSEEDDPLPPQLPPRQNYDDDTSQDEEPTPPKLPPPRMLPEVDDLINRTQHTPLRTVESAVKTPTSEPSSAPPTRVPPSVPVEKETAVEARESRNSEPPPRIEELNVSRNGILSKVRKEGIVSEKTELKSSREIVIPSHPKPRDAEVLIKKAITANEFLNNLMDEERLKAVTDAMSAMTFPPNSYIIKEGDIGAHFFVSANGTYEVVVENKVIKSFGRGVVFGELAILYKAKRFASIRVTTEAKVWMLERRVFQKIMMKSGRKEREENVKFLSTVSILKDLEIEKLHKISDLLKREFYATGSTIIQQGDPGDKFYIIRGGSVNVIKTDRNGVDKLVGTLQRGAYFGEQALLHEDRRLASIIANPPGTECLTLNRIAFNEFLGGLEKLREIKLSDDMPRTSDNRKIVSEYEHIQLHDLTYIGTLGIGGFGRVELVQYQSRQTFALKYLKKIEMVRQQQQEHAYSEKDIMLSCNSPFIVRLYKTYRDKKYLYFLMEACLGGDVWTILQKNKYFDERTARFMTGCVVEAFEYLHSRNMIYRDLKPENLMLDEKGYIKLVDFGFAKRIGANQKTWTFAGTPEYVSPEIILNKGHDRAVDYWALGVFIHELLVGKPPFRGKNHMKTYNAILRGIDIIELPSRIPKKAQVLIKRLCRQTPAERLGYGKNGIADIKNHPWFAGFEWQRLKDRTLLAPLVRPIQSDTDLSNFDEYPKDLDEPPDETSGWDINF